The nucleotide window attccaatgcaaaataaattatttattagaGGGTTTATTTATGAAAACTGTGCTCCTATTTGAATTACAAATACATGTTCCAATCTTTATTTAATATTCTGTACAGTGTTTAAAGGGATAATTAAAGATTGATTCTTTGTCTGCTTTCTGTGAGAATTGTTTATTGGAATTGGCTCCTCAAGCAATTGCTGTCACCACAAGGATCACTAGATCATCGTTGGGAGCTTTATCCAAAGTTAGTTGGAAATATCATTCCTTTGCTGATGAACCTAAATTTTGTTTCAACTTAAAATGCAAAATAACTGTTCTGTCCCCAATTCTctaggtgctttcaagagagagttagatagagctcttaaagatagcggagtcaagggatatggggaaaaggcaggaacggggtaccgattgtggatgatcagccatgatcaccgtgaatggcggtgctggctcgaagggccaaatgacctactcctgcacctattgtctattgtctcctgtCTGTTGAATGAAGAGAATACACTTCAGTCACAGCACAAAAGCATGTGGAAAATTCTAGACATCATTCAAGTGATGGGATGTGAAGATTGAAGGCTTCCTTTTGGCTGGTGGTCAATTTGCAACTCTCTCACTCCGCTATTGTAGGATTTATGTGCAGAAAGAGTTTTTTGTCAAGTATAGTAGGCCATAAAGAAAATCAACATCCAGGTTTTAGTTATTTCACTAAGACTTCCATTACATTTCATGTTTGCATCGATTCACTCCCTGCTGCAACTGCAAATGTGAATACTTGGATGTAAGCATCTTTAGTGGGGCATCAAGAAAAGTAGATAAAGACGGAATATTTATTTGAATTTAACACATTGACTAAAATGAAATGTTACTTGAAGGGACTGAAGTGACACTTGACACGATAAAAATATTTTACAGCAGATGGTAACGCATataaaaatcaataaatattCTTGCAATAAATACCTAAATTGGAAATttgttgataaaattaagaacaaTGGCATTTGGAGACAATCATGTCATCAAATGCTGTGAGTATTAATTTGTCATTGCTGTTAAAATGGAGCAATGTTAGTGGCTCATAGGATGCAGGAACACAGCAGGGAGCTGGAATAGCTCCATTAGATAGTCGATTCATCTTTGATTTGATAAGTGTATGCATTGTGGCAAGTTTGTACTTTTGTGGACATGTGCCATCACAGTAAAAGGCATTGTAACTTGATGGGGCTCTGATCCAGTCTGACCATCCAATCTCCTCAAAAGACACATGTAGCGATCGCCTACAACAATGTATTTGGTTTCCCTGGCAGTCCTCAGTATAGCTTTCACGACGTGTCCGAACCTCTTTAAAAACCTTTTGTACTTCTATTTCCAATTCTACTTCAATGGACGCTTTATCTTCAGAACCATGTTTATGTCCAGAAGACCAGGAAAGCAGCTCAAATTCAAGGCCATAATTTTCCTGTGGGTAATTTATCCAATGTTCCACAGTTTTTTGAATGTCAAACGTTTCAGCCTTTTCTGAATTTGATGTAATGACTTTTGAACCAAGAAAATTAGGTTGTATCTCTGCCCTTTTGGTTGCTGGCTTGAATAATTTGTAGACTCTTACAAGTTGTGGGTTTCCATCTATCCTTATCCTTTTCTGATGTGAATTTGAATTCTGATCCATGCGCTTGTACAATTTAAGTTCACCTTTCAGGATCTTTACTTTAGGAAAGACAAGTATGTTGTTGGCAATGGAAACATTAAAGTATAAGTGTTGTTTGTTGTTGTTCAAGTCATTTGTTCTGTTTGTATTTTCCAAAATTGTTCCTGTTACAAAAGTAAGAAAAATATGTATTATTCAGTAGTTCATGTCTTCAATTCCCCATTTCCTATTATCTCAGTTCTATTCATCATTTTATCAGAAGCTGGTAGGGCATTTGCTTTTGGCCACCCAATTCTGTTGTAGAAGTAGCTAATGTATTTGCCTCTCTCTCGTGCTTTACTCACTGTGGCTGTGCTCTGTCAGAATTTGCTTCATTCCTTTCATTTGTCTCCaaatcaaatttagtttagtttagttttgagatacatcgtggaaacaggcctagcgagtcggcaccgaccagcgatccgcgcacattaagactatcctacgcacactagggacaatttacatttataccaagccaattaacctacaaacctgtacatctttggattgtgggaggaaaccgaagaacttggagaacacccacgcggtcacgggcagaacgtacaaattccgtacagacagcatccatagtggggatcgaacccaagtctccagCACTACAAgcgctgttaagggcctgtcccatgagcatgcgactccatgcggtaagcgtgacctaacgtggtcgcttgagccatacggcctcgcggggccggtcccacttccatcaccggagtcgtatggagttgtgcggagctggtcccaacatcgcgcggggctccgaaaaactgaccgtgttcaataattccgcgcagcaacggcctaccggcccgcaCCCGCCTCAATGCCGTACGCACCTCctcaacgggcgtgcgcagcttcttaatgccgtacgcagcgtcttgacaccgtacgtcacacgcgaacttcccgcggacttcgctcaaacttcacgtcactcactctacctccgcgcggcccccgcttccggtttgctcgcgctcgccgcatgcaggcgcatactgttgggaccggccctgtacggggatcactcgacctatgcgccgcccccgcttccagtttggtcgcgcttgccgcatgcaggtcgcatgctcgtggtacaggcccttaaggcagcaactctactgctgtgccacaatgcCGCCCTTATGGTGTGACTGAAATAGTGTGACTGAAGTCCCATTCCACGATTTAAATCATTCCAGTTATTGTTATCTTGGTAATGGACAGATGGCCACATAAAAGTAGTTTGCACCAATATCATAAGAAAACAAAATATCCAAAGACTTTAGTGAAATGCAAAATAGATTATTGACATAGCTTTAGTACTGTCATGATTTCAAGAATAATCATTGTAATCATAATGATATTCTTGTTATTTTCCACTCCCTGCAGTTctattctgaagtctgaagaagggtctcgacctgaaacatcacctattccttttttccagggatactgcctgacccgctgagtttagtttagaggtacagtgcggaaacaggccctttgccccaccgagtccgtgccaaccagcaatccctgtacactatcctacactg belongs to Leucoraja erinacea ecotype New England chromosome 1, Leri_hhj_1, whole genome shotgun sequence and includes:
- the LOC129698666 gene encoding bone morphogenetic protein 2-like, with product MELHSLYSIYVSVYLALVCIKSSEFKPLSSLKWKNETQVRIEAIKKAIMEQLGLESPHISGMNISRSEEEEMYKLYLERVRQSSQNTGLWNKRSTRIHSVNSIILKGTILENTNRTNDLNNNKQHLYFNVSIANNILVFPKVKILKGELKLYKRMDQNSNSHQKRIRIDGNPQLVRVYKLFKPATKRAEIQPNFLGSKVITSNSEKAETFDIQKTVEHWINYPQENYGLEFELLSWSSGHKHGSEDKASIEVELEIEVQKVFKEVRTRRESYTEDCQGNQIHCCRRSLHVSFEEIGWSDWIRAPSSYNAFYCDGTCPQKYKLATMHTLIKSKMNRLSNGAIPAPCCVPASYEPLTLLHFNSNDKLILTAFDDMIVSKCHCS